One region of Phragmites australis chromosome 18, lpPhrAust1.1, whole genome shotgun sequence genomic DNA includes:
- the LOC133899622 gene encoding uncharacterized protein LOC133899622: MGGEATSAGGGGFRARIDHYLYSGEKKHVFAGIAIFAAVFGVPWYFMTRGAKHQSHQDYMEKANKARSERLSSGQPPALKE, encoded by the exons atgggagGAGAGGCCACGAGTGCCGGCGGCGGGGGGTTCCGCGCGCGTATTGACCACTACCTCTACAGCGGCGAGAAGAAGCATGTCTTCGCCGGCATCGCCATCTTCGCCGCCGTCTTCGGCGTCCCCTGGTACTTCATGACCCGAG GGGCAAAGCACCAATCCCACCAAGATTACATGGAAAAAGCTAACAAGGCGAGGTCGGAGAGGCTTTCTTCTGGACAGCCACCGGCACTGAAAGAATGA
- the LOC133899388 gene encoding senescence-specific cysteine protease SAG39 has translation MAIPKALLVAILGCAFFCSAVLAARELSDDSAMAARHEQWMAQYGRVYRDAAEKARRFEVFKANVKYIESFNAAGNRKFRLGVNQFADIASDEFRVTKTNKGFKPSVVKVPTGFRYENVSIDALPATVDWRTKGAVTPIKDQGQCGCCWAFSAVAATEGIVKISNGKLVSLSEQELVDCDVHGEDQGCEGGLMDDAFKFIIKNSGLTTESSYPYTAADGKCKGGSNSAATINGYEDVPANDEAALMKAVANQPVSVAVDGGDMTFQFYSGGVMTGSCGTDLDHGIAAIGYGKTSDGTKFWLMKNSWGTTWGENGYLRMEKDISDKRGMCGLAMEPSYPTE, from the exons ATGGCCATCCCCAAGGCTTTGCTTGTTGCTATCCTCGGATGCGCCTTCTTCTGCAGCGCTGTGCTCGCAGCACGCGAGCTGAGCGATGACTCGGCCATGGCGGCGAGGCACGAGCAGTGGATGGCCCAGTACGGCCGCGTCTACAGGGATGCTGCCGAGAAGGCGAGGCGGTTTGAGGTGTTCAAGGCTAATGTCAAATACATCGAGTCTTTCAACGCTGCGGGGAACCGCAAGTTTCGGCTCGGCGTCAACCAGTTCGCTGACATCGCCAGTGACGAGTTCAGGGTGACCAAGACTAACAAGGGCTTTAAACCAAGTGTGGTGAAGGTTCCTACCGGATTTAGGTATGAGAATGTCAGCATCGATGCGCTTCCGGCAACTGTTGACTGGAGGACCAAGGGTGCTGTCACTCCTATCAAGGATCAAGGCCAATGTG GTTGCTGCTGGGCGTTCTCAGCAGTGGCTGCAACGGAGGGCATCGTCAAGATCAGCAACGGCAAGCTCGTTTCTCTCTCGGAGCAAGAGTTGGTGGATTGTGATGTCCATGGTGAGGACCAGGGCTGCGAGGGTGGTTTGATGGACGACGCAttcaagttcatcatcaagaaCAGTGGTCTGACCACCGAGTCCAGCTACCCTTACACGGCGGCGGATGGCAAGTGCAAGGGCGGATCCAACAGCGCCGCAACCATCAACGGCTACGAAGACGTGCCGGCCAACGATGAGGCTGCCCTCATGAAGGCGGTGGCCAACCAGCCCGTGTCTGTGGCAGTGGATGGGGGAGACATGACATTTCAGTTCTACTCTGGTGGTGTGATGACCGGCTCCTGCGGCACTGACTTGGACCACGGGATTGCAGCCATTGGTTATGGAAAGACCAGTGATGGCACAAAATTCTGGCTGATGAAGAACTCATGGGGCACGACGTGGGGAGAGAATGGTTACCTGAGAATGGAGAAGGATATTTCGGACAAAAGAGGCATGTGTGGCCTCGCCATGGAGCCTTCCTACCCCACTGAGTAG